The following DNA comes from Pseudomonas marginalis.
CGGCTGGCGACGGGCGAGAATGCGCAGGCATTCTTCGTCGATGTTGCGTTCCATCTGGTTGATCTGGTCGTCGATCTCGCGCACTTGCTGGGCCAGGCCCGAGTCGGCCTCGATCAGCGCGGTCACGGCATCGTTGACTTGCTTCTCCACCAGCCCGCCCATCGCCAGGAGGTGGCTGCGCACCTCCTCGAGCTCGGCGTTGAACTGCGCGGAGATGTGGTGGGTAAGGCCTTCTTTGCTAATCATGTTGGCGTCCTTGGAGCGTCCGGTAAGGTGCGGAGAACCGCAGCGTCAGTGCAATCAGAACCACAGCTTCCTAGCCGTAGCGACCGGTGATGTAGTCTTCGGTCTGCTTCTTCGCCGGATTGGTGAACAGGGTGTCGGTATCGCCGAACTCCACCAGCTTGCCCATGTACATGAACGCGGTGTAGTCGGAAACCCGCGCCGCCTGTTGCATGTTGTGGGTCACGATAACGATGGTGAACTTGGACTTGAGCTCGTAGATCAGTTCTTCGACTTTCAGCGTCGAGATCGGGTCGAGTGCCGAGCAGGGTTCGTCGAGCAGCAGCACTTCCGGCTCCACGGCGATGGTGCGCGCGATCACCAGACGTTGCTGCTGGCCGCCGGACAGGCCGAGTGCCGATTCGTGCAGGCGGTCCTTGACCTCGTCCCACAGCGCCGCGCCTTTAAGGGCCCACTCAACGGCTTCGTCGAGGATGCGCTTCTTGTTGATGCCCTGGATGCGCAGGCCGTAGACCACGTTTTCGTAGATGGTCTTGGGGAACGGGTTAGGCTTCTGGAACACCATGCCCACACGGCGACGCAGTTCGGCCACGTCTTCGCCCTTGCGGTAGATGTTGGTGCCGTAGAGGTTGATGGCCCCGTCCACGCGGCAACCGTCCACCAGGTCGTTCATGCGGTTGAAGGTACGCAGCAGCGTGGACTTGCCGCAGCCCGACGGGCCGATAAAGGCGGTCACGCGCTGCTTGGGGATGTTCATGCTGACGTCGAACAGCGCTTGCTTGTCACCGTAATACAGGCTCAGGCCCGGTACTTCGATGGCCACGGTTTCCTGGGCCAGGCTCAGGCTCTGTTTGTCGCGACCCAGGGCAGACATGTTGATGCCGTGGGAATGGGTGTCGTGTTGCATGGTCTCACTCCGTTCGTAGCTGCACGCTTTTAGCTGCAAGCCGCAAGATTTGAGCAAAAGCGGCTTGTAGCTTGCCGCTTGTGGCGAATAGCTTTAGCTGTCCAGCGCCTTGTACTTCTCGCGCAGGTGGTTACGAATCCACACCGCCGACAGGTTGAGCGTGGCGATCACCAGCACCAGCAGCAAGGCGGTGGCGTACACCAGCGGCCGTGCGGCCTCAACGTTAGGGCTCTGAAAGCCGACGTCATAGATATGGAAGCCCAGGTGCATGATCTTCTGGTCCAGGTGCAGGTACGGGTAGTTGCCGTCCAGCGGCAGCGACGGGGCGAGTTTCACCACGCCGACCAGCATCAGCGGCGCCACTTCACCGGCGGCGCGGGCCACGGCGAGGATCATGCCGGTCATCATCGCCGGGCTGGCCATCGGCAGCACGATCTTCCACAGCGTTTCCGCCTTGGTCGCGCCCAGCGCCAGGGAGCCTTCACGCACCGTACGCGGAATCCGTGCCAGGCCTTCTTCGGTGGCCACGATCACCACCGGTACCGCCAGCAGCGCCAGGGTCAGCGAGGCCCAGAGCAGGCCCGGTGTACCGAAGGTCGGTGCCGGCAGCGCTTCGGCGAAGAACAGACGGTCGACCGAGCCACCCAATACATACACGAAGAAACCCAGGCCGAACACGCCGTAGACGATGGCCGGTACACCCGCCAGGTTGTTCACGGCGATGCGGATGATGCGCGTCAGGGTGTTCTGCTTGGCGTATTCACGCAGGTACACCGCCGCCAGCACGCCGAACGGGGTCACGATCATCGCCATGATCAGGGTCATCATCACGGTGCCGAAGATCGCCGGGAAGATCCCGCCTTCGGTGTTGGCCTCCCGCGGGTCATCACTGAGGAATTCCCACACCTTGCTGACATAGAAACCGATCTTGGTCACGGTCCCCATGGCGTTCGGCTGGTAGGCGTGCACCACCTTGCCGATGCCGATTTCAATTTCCTTGCCGTTGCCATCGCGAGCGGTCAAGGCGTCACGGTTGAACTGGGCGTGCAGGTCGGCCAGGCGCGCTTCGATGTCCTGGTAGCGAGCGTTCAGCTCGGCGCGGTCGGCCTCCATGTCGGCCTGGGCGGCCGCGTCGAGCTTGCCTTCCAGCTCCAGTTTGCGGCCATGCAGGCGGATGCGCTCGAGGCCGGCGTTGATCGCGCCGATGTCGGACTTCTCCAGGGTCTTGAGCTGGGCCGCTAGCTTGTTCACGCGGTCCACGCGGGCTTGCAGCTCCGGCCACGCGGCCTCGCCTTCAGCGATGACCTTGCCATCCTGCTTGACGTTGACCAGAGTGCCGTAGAAGTTGCCCCACTCACGACGTTCGATGGTCATCAGGTTCTTCGGCGTGCTCTGGTCCTTCAACCATTCGCCGACAATCCAGGTGAAGTCGTTGCCGTTCAGATCGCGGTTGCCGACCTTGATCAGCTCGCGGGTCATGAATTCAGGGCCCGCATCGGGCACCGGCAGGCCCGCGCTTTTCAGGCGCTCGCGCGGCACTTCCTCTTTCTGCACCACTTCGCCGATGACGATATGGTTTTCCTGGCCCGGCACGTTGTAGTTGGCCTGGATCAGGTCGGCCGGCCAGAAGTGGCCCAGGCCACGCACGGCAATCACGGCCAGCAAACCAATGGTCATGATGACCGCGATGGACACCGCGCCACCGCTGATCCAGACGCCCGGAGCGCCGCTCTTGAACCATCCATTCAGGGAGTTCTGTTTCACAGACTTCTACCTTTCTTAAAGCGACGAGTATTTCTTGCGCAGACGCTGACGAATCAGCTCGGCGAGGGTGTTCATGATGAAGGTGAACAGCAGCAGCACCAGCGCCGAGAGGAACAACACGCGGTAGTGACTGCCGCCGACTTCCGACTCGGGCATTTCCACCGCGACGTTGGCCGCCAGGGTGCGCAGGCCTTCGAACAGGTTCATCTCCATCACCGGCGTGTTACCGGTGGCCATCAGCACGATCATGGTCTCGCCCACGGCGCGGCCCATGCCGATCATCAGCGCCGAGAAGATGCCCGGGCTGGCGGTCAGGATCACCACGCGGGTCATGGTCTGCCACGGCGTAGCGCCCAGGGCCAGGGAACCCAGGGTCAGGCCGCGCGGTACGCTGAACACGGCGTCTTCGGCGATGGAATAGATGTTCGGGATCACTGCAAAGCCCATGGCCAGGCCGACCACCAGGGCGTTGCGCTGGTCGTAGGTAATGCCCAGGTCGTGGGAGATCCACATGCGCATGTCGCCGCCGAAGAACCAGGTTTCCAGGTACGGGCTCATGTACAGCGAGAGCCAGCCCACGAACAGGATCACCGGGATCAGGATTGCGCTTTCCCAACCGTCGGGAACCCGCAGGCGAATCGACTCGGGCAGGCGACTGAAGACAAACCCGGCCACCAGGATGCCAATCGGCAACAGCATCAGCAGGCTGAAGATCCCCGGCAGATGCCCTTCGACATACGGCGCCAGGAACAGGCCGGCGAAGAAGCCGAGGATCACCGTCGGCATGGCTTCCATCAGTTCGATCACCGGCTTGACCTTGCGGCGCAGGCTCGGGGCCATGAAGTAAGCGGTGTAGATCGCCGCGGCAACGGCCAGTGGCGCCGCCAGCAGCATGGCGTAGAACGCCGCCTTCAGGGTACCGAAGGTCAATGGCGCCAGGCTCATCTTGGGTTCGAAGTCGGTGTTGGCGGCGGTCGATTGCCAGACGTACTTAGGTTCGTCGTAGTTTTCGTACCAGACCTTGCTCCACAACGCGCTCCAGGACACTTCCGGGTGCGGGTTGTCCAGCAGCAGCGGCTGCAGCTTGCCGCCGGCTTCGACGATCACGCGGTTGGCGCGCGGCGACATACCAAACACGCCCTGGCCGTCGACCACCGGATCCACCAGCAGGGTGCGGTGGGCGGTGCTGTGGAACACGCCGAACTTGCCGGAAGCGTCGAGGGCGGTAAAGCCTTTGCGCCGCTCTTCGGCGGTGATTTCCACGATGGGCGCGGTGCCCATCTGGAAGGTACGGATCTGCTTGAAGCGCTGCTCGCCATCCGGGTCACGGGCCATGAACCACTGGGCCAGGCCGCCTTTGGAGTTACCGACGATCAGCGAGATGCCGCCCACCAACTGGGTGCTGGCGGTGACTTCGGCAGTGCCATCTTCCAGTAATTTGTAGCGACCGTTGAGGCTCTTGTCGCGCAGGCTGAACACATCCGCCAGGGCGCGGCCGTTGATCACGTACAGCCATTGCTGGCGCGGATCGATGAAGATCGCCTTCACCGGCTCGGTCATTTGCGGCAGCTCGACACGCTTCTGCTCGCTGGTGACTTCACCGGTCATCATGTTTTCTTCGCGGCTCAGGGTCAGCACGTTCAAGTGCGAACCGGCCGAGCCTGCCACCACCAGCGACGAATCGGTGGCGTTGAGGGCAACATGCTCCAACGGGCGGCCGGCATCGTCGAGCACGATCGGCGTTTCACCGTAGGGGTATTCAATCGCAGGCGTGATGGTTTTCTTGCCGTCCGGGTACGACACCTTATAGGTGTGACGGAACACCAGGGACTGGCCATTGGACAAACCGAGGATCACCAGCGGGCTGCCCGGCTGGTCTTCACCGATGGAAGCCACGCTCACGCCGGGCGCAAGCGGCAGGTCGACACGCTTGAGTTCGGCACCGCTCGTGACGTCAAAGAACAGCGCCTGGCCCTTGTCGGAAACCCGCATGGCGACCTGGTTCTGCTCTTCCAGGGAGATCAACAACGGCTTGCCGGCGTCCTGCATCCAGGCGGGCGTCAGTGCGTCTTCCTTGGTCAGCGAGGCGCCTTGGAACAGTGGCGCGACCACGTAGGCGAGGAAAAAGAAAATCAGGGTGATCGCACCCAGAACGGCGAGGCCGCCCACCAGCACATACCAACGGGTCAGGCGATCCTTGAGCGCGCGAATACGGCGCTTGCGTTGCAGCTCAGGCGTATTGAAATCAATGCGCTTGGGGGGAGAAGTTGTCGTCATGGTGGAATTGGCCAGATCATTCATGCGCACACCCTAGCGATCCTGTATGACAGAAAGATGACAGTGCAGTGACGCAACAAATCCGCCGCGAAGCAGGGCTGGCAGCGGACTAGAAAATTCGGATGCGGGGCCGGTATTCCGGCCCCGCAGAGGCAATCAGTTGCCTTCTTTCAGACCCAGGTCAGCCAGGGCCTTGGCGGCAACCTTGGCTGGCAGTGGGATGTAGCCGTCCTTGACGACAACTTCCTGGCCCTGTTTGGACAGAACCAGTTTCACGAACTCGGCTTCCAGCGGGGCCAGAGGCTTGTTCGGGGCTTTGTTGACGTAAACGTAGAGGAAACGCGACAGCGGGTATTTGCCGTTCAGGGCGTTTTCTTCGCTGTCTTCGATGAAGTCAGTGCTGCCTTTCTTGGCCAGGGCCACGGTCTTCACACTGGCGGTCTTGTAGCCGATGCCCGAGTAACCGATGCCGTTCAGCGAAGAGCTGATCGACTGCACGACCGAAGCCGAGCCGGGTTGTTCGTTCACGTTAGGCTTGTAGTCGCCTTTGCACAGGGCTTCTTCCTTGAAGTAGCCGTAGGTGCCGGATACCGAGTTACGGCCGAACAGTTGCACTGGCTTGTTGGCCAGGTCGCCGGTCACACCCAGGTCACCCCAGGTTTTCACATCGGCTTTGCCACCACACAGGCGAGTCGAGGAGAAGATCGCGTCGACTTGTTCCATGGTCAGGTGCTGGATCGGGTTGTCCTTGTGCACGAACACGGCCAGGGCATCCACGGCAACCGGGATAGCGGTTGGCTTGTAGCCGTACTTCTGCTCGAAGGCCGCCAGTTCGGTGTCCTTCATCTTGCGGCTCATCGGGCCCAGGTTGGAGGTGCCTTCAGTCAGCGCAGGTGGCGCGGTGGCGGAGCCGGCAGCTTGAATCTGGATGTTGACGTTCGGGTATTCCTTTTTGTAACCCTCGGCCCACAGGGTCATCAGGTTGGCCAGGGTATCGGAACCGACGCTGGACAAGTTGCCCGACACACCAGTGGTCTTGACGTAAGCCGGGATTGCCGGATCAACACCTGCGGCCACCGCGTTGGCGGTCGCAACGCCAGCAGCGACAAAAGTCATTGCCGCCATCAAACGTTTCAGTTTCATGCCTTGCTCCTAGCAGATAGGGATAGTTGGATCGGGGCCAAGTATCGAGAGGCCGTGTGAACACTCTATGTCTGAAATATGACAATTGGATGAAAGGCCAGCATTGGAGATCACACAACAAAAGGAGAGAAGGTCGGGACGTACGAGGAGGTTAGAGCGACTAAGCGACTTCTTGGAAACAAGCTGTAATTGTTATAAAACGCAAGGCATGTGGCGAGGGAGCTTGCTCCCTCGCCACATGGTTACCGGTAAAAGCGCTAAACGGGGTTACCGCCCGCGCTTCCACAGATACCCACCCACCACCATCCCCATCACACACAGGACAGCCACGTAGTAAGCCGGGCCCATCGGGCTTTCCTTCATCAGCAGCGACACCGCCAGCGGCGTCAGCCCGCCGAACACGGCGTAGGCCACGTTGTAGGAAAACGACAGGCCACTGAAGCGCACCACGGGCGG
Coding sequences within:
- the pstB gene encoding phosphate ABC transporter ATP-binding protein PstB; this encodes MQHDTHSHGINMSALGRDKQSLSLAQETVAIEVPGLSLYYGDKQALFDVSMNIPKQRVTAFIGPSGCGKSTLLRTFNRMNDLVDGCRVDGAINLYGTNIYRKGEDVAELRRRVGMVFQKPNPFPKTIYENVVYGLRIQGINKKRILDEAVEWALKGAALWDEVKDRLHESALGLSGGQQQRLVIARTIAVEPEVLLLDEPCSALDPISTLKVEELIYELKSKFTIVIVTHNMQQAARVSDYTAFMYMGKLVEFGDTDTLFTNPAKKQTEDYITGRYG
- the pstA gene encoding phosphate ABC transporter permease PstA; the encoded protein is MKQNSLNGWFKSGAPGVWISGGAVSIAVIMTIGLLAVIAVRGLGHFWPADLIQANYNVPGQENHIVIGEVVQKEEVPRERLKSAGLPVPDAGPEFMTRELIKVGNRDLNGNDFTWIVGEWLKDQSTPKNLMTIERREWGNFYGTLVNVKQDGKVIAEGEAAWPELQARVDRVNKLAAQLKTLEKSDIGAINAGLERIRLHGRKLELEGKLDAAAQADMEADRAELNARYQDIEARLADLHAQFNRDALTARDGNGKEIEIGIGKVVHAYQPNAMGTVTKIGFYVSKVWEFLSDDPREANTEGGIFPAIFGTVMMTLIMAMIVTPFGVLAAVYLREYAKQNTLTRIIRIAVNNLAGVPAIVYGVFGLGFFVYVLGGSVDRLFFAEALPAPTFGTPGLLWASLTLALLAVPVVIVATEEGLARIPRTVREGSLALGATKAETLWKIVLPMASPAMMTGMILAVARAAGEVAPLMLVGVVKLAPSLPLDGNYPYLHLDQKIMHLGFHIYDVGFQSPNVEAARPLVYATALLLVLVIATLNLSAVWIRNHLREKYKALDS
- a CDS encoding ABC transporter permease subunit; its protein translation is MQDAGKPLLISLEEQNQVAMRVSDKGQALFFDVTSGAELKRVDLPLAPGVSVASIGEDQPGSPLVILGLSNGQSLVFRHTYKVSYPDGKKTITPAIEYPYGETPIVLDDAGRPLEHVALNATDSSLVVAGSAGSHLNVLTLSREENMMTGEVTSEQKRVELPQMTEPVKAIFIDPRQQWLYVINGRALADVFSLRDKSLNGRYKLLEDGTAEVTASTQLVGGISLIVGNSKGGLAQWFMARDPDGEQRFKQIRTFQMGTAPIVEITAEERRKGFTALDASGKFGVFHSTAHRTLLVDPVVDGQGVFGMSPRANRVIVEAGGKLQPLLLDNPHPEVSWSALWSKVWYENYDEPKYVWQSTAANTDFEPKMSLAPLTFGTLKAAFYAMLLAAPLAVAAAIYTAYFMAPSLRRKVKPVIELMEAMPTVILGFFAGLFLAPYVEGHLPGIFSLLMLLPIGILVAGFVFSRLPESIRLRVPDGWESAILIPVILFVGWLSLYMSPYLETWFFGGDMRMWISHDLGITYDQRNALVVGLAMGFAVIPNIYSIAEDAVFSVPRGLTLGSLALGATPWQTMTRVVILTASPGIFSALMIGMGRAVGETMIVLMATGNTPVMEMNLFEGLRTLAANVAVEMPESEVGGSHYRVLFLSALVLLLFTFIMNTLAELIRQRLRKKYSSL
- a CDS encoding phosphate ABC transporter substrate-binding protein PstS, whose protein sequence is MKLKRLMAAMTFVAAGVATANAVAAGVDPAIPAYVKTTGVSGNLSSVGSDTLANLMTLWAEGYKKEYPNVNIQIQAAGSATAPPALTEGTSNLGPMSRKMKDTELAAFEQKYGYKPTAIPVAVDALAVFVHKDNPIQHLTMEQVDAIFSSTRLCGGKADVKTWGDLGVTGDLANKPVQLFGRNSVSGTYGYFKEEALCKGDYKPNVNEQPGSASVVQSISSSLNGIGYSGIGYKTASVKTVALAKKGSTDFIEDSEENALNGKYPLSRFLYVYVNKAPNKPLAPLEAEFVKLVLSKQGQEVVVKDGYIPLPAKVAAKALADLGLKEGN